A single region of the Yersinia entomophaga genome encodes:
- a CDS encoding gluconokinase: protein MAGHSIIVMGVSGSGKTTVGEAVAHAIHAKFIDGDDLHPRANIQKMASGHPLNDDDRMPWLERLSDAAYSLNHKNETGIIVCSALKRRYRDCLREGNKDMVFLYLKGSFDVIMERLKARSGHFMPTDLLKSQFETLEEPLADEKDVICVDIDADIDEVVRRCVAALSHKV from the coding sequence ATGGCAGGACATAGCATCATTGTGATGGGCGTATCGGGCAGCGGAAAAACGACGGTGGGTGAAGCCGTTGCTCATGCAATTCACGCCAAATTTATTGACGGTGATGATCTGCATCCGCGCGCCAATATTCAAAAAATGGCCAGCGGGCATCCGTTAAATGATGACGACAGAATGCCGTGGCTGGAACGTTTGAGCGACGCGGCCTACAGCCTGAACCATAAAAACGAAACCGGTATTATTGTCTGTTCTGCTCTAAAACGTCGTTACCGCGATTGCCTGCGGGAAGGCAATAAAGATATGGTTTTTCTCTATCTGAAAGGCAGCTTTGACGTGATTATGGAGCGATTAAAAGCTCGTTCGGGTCATTTTATGCCCACCGATCTGCTGAAAAGCCAGTTTGAAACCTTGGAAGAGCCTCTGGCAGACGAGAAAGACGTGATTTGCGTGGATATCGATGCCGATATTGATGAAGTAGTACGTCGCTGCGTGGCGGCGCTGAGCCATAAAGTCTAG
- the tnpA gene encoding IS200/IS605 family transposase: MRDEKSLAHTRWNCKYHMVFAPKYRRKVFYGEKRKAIGSILRKLCEWKNVNILEAECCVDHIHMLLEIPPKMSVSGFMGYLKGKSSLMLYEQFGDLKFKYRNRECWCRGYYVDTVGKNTARIQEYIKHQLEEDKMGEQLSIPYPGSPFTGRK; the protein is encoded by the coding sequence ATGAGGGATGAAAAGAGCTTAGCGCACACGCGATGGAACTGTAAATATCACATGGTTTTTGCACCGAAGTACCGAAGAAAGGTGTTCTACGGGGAAAAGCGCAAAGCGATAGGCAGTATCTTAAGAAAGCTGTGCGAATGGAAAAACGTGAATATTCTGGAAGCAGAATGCTGTGTGGATCACATCCATATGCTTCTGGAAATCCCGCCCAAAATGAGTGTGTCGGGTTTTATGGGATACCTGAAAGGAAAGAGCAGCCTGATGCTTTATGAGCAGTTTGGCGATTTGAAGTTCAAATACCGTAACAGGGAGTGCTGGTGTCGAGGGTATTACGTTGATACGGTTGGGAAAAATACAGCCAGGATACAAGAATACATAAAGCACCAGTTGGAAGAGGATAAAATGGGTGAGCAACTCTCGATCCCCTATCCGGGCAGCCCGTTTACGGGCCGTAAGTAA
- a CDS encoding NAD(P)/FAD-dependent oxidoreductase has product MEQFDVVVVGAGAAGLFCAAQAGQLGRRVLLVDNGKKAGRKILMSGGGRCNFTNLYAEPAAYLSQNPHFCKSALARYTQWDFIDLINRHGIAYHEKTLGQLFCDDSAQQVVELLLKECESGQVTIRLRSEILAVEKIDAGFELQINEHKVSTSSLVIASGGLSMPGLGATPFGYKIAEQFGLKVLPTRAALVPFTLHKPLLEHLQTLSGVSVPAVVTAENGVSFRESILFTHRGLSGPAILQLSSYWQPGEYVSINLLPDTDLDAFLNSERQAHPNQSLKNTLAQLLPKRLVECLQLLGQIPDVTLKQLNVPQQAALAVTLQEWRVQPNGTEGYRTAEVTIGGVDTQELSSKTMEAHKVPGLYFIGEVVDVTGWLGGYNFQWAWSSAWACAQALASK; this is encoded by the coding sequence GTGGAACAGTTTGACGTAGTGGTGGTGGGCGCGGGTGCCGCAGGGCTATTTTGCGCGGCTCAGGCAGGGCAATTAGGGCGTCGGGTATTGCTGGTGGATAACGGCAAAAAGGCTGGGCGTAAAATCCTGATGTCTGGCGGCGGGCGCTGTAATTTCACCAATCTCTACGCGGAACCTGCGGCTTATCTTTCGCAAAACCCTCATTTCTGTAAATCTGCGCTGGCGCGTTATACCCAATGGGATTTCATTGATCTGATCAATCGACACGGTATTGCCTATCACGAGAAAACCCTCGGTCAGCTGTTTTGTGATGATTCCGCGCAGCAAGTGGTGGAACTGTTGCTGAAAGAGTGCGAATCAGGTCAGGTAACTATCCGTTTACGCAGCGAGATTCTGGCGGTCGAGAAAATCGACGCGGGCTTTGAATTACAGATAAATGAACATAAAGTGAGCACTTCCTCACTGGTTATCGCTTCCGGTGGCTTGTCGATGCCGGGGCTGGGCGCGACGCCTTTCGGTTATAAAATCGCCGAACAGTTTGGCCTGAAGGTTTTGCCGACCCGCGCCGCGTTGGTGCCTTTTACACTGCATAAACCTCTGCTGGAGCATCTACAAACTCTCTCCGGCGTTTCAGTGCCCGCGGTAGTGACGGCAGAAAACGGCGTCAGTTTCCGCGAAAGTATTTTGTTTACTCATCGCGGCCTGTCTGGCCCGGCCATTCTTCAGCTTTCCAGCTATTGGCAGCCTGGCGAATATGTGAGCATTAACTTACTTCCTGATACCGATTTGGACGCTTTCCTGAATAGCGAGCGCCAGGCACATCCGAATCAAAGTTTGAAGAACACGCTGGCGCAGCTGCTTCCGAAACGTTTGGTGGAGTGCTTACAGCTGTTAGGTCAGATACCTGACGTCACCTTAAAACAGCTTAATGTGCCTCAGCAGGCAGCGCTGGCGGTGACGTTGCAAGAATGGCGGGTGCAACCTAATGGTACTGAGGGCTACCGCACCGCAGAAGTTACCATCGGCGGTGTAGATACGCAGGAGCTGTCTTCCAAAACTATGGAAGCTCATAAAGTTCCGGGGCTGTATTTTATCGGAGAAGTGGTGGACGTGACCGGTTGGCTGGGCGGCTACAACTTCCAGTGGGCATGGAGCTCCGCCTGGGCGTGCGCACAGGCGCTGGCGAGCAAATAG
- the leuE gene encoding leucine efflux protein LeuE, producing the protein MFESYGVLNLWTYVLGAIFIIIVPGPNTLFVLKTGITRGVKEGYKAALAVFIGDAVLIFCAYVGIASLIRSSPFLFTLVKMLGAIYLLYLGLKILYSTLVKKGQSEATEIVEHTFRKALTLSLTNPKAILFYVSFFVQFIDQSYAHTGLSFVILAVILEMISFVYMSLLIFAGAALTHFLSEKKRLAKLGNSMVGLLFLGFATKLATAA; encoded by the coding sequence GTGTTTGAGAGTTATGGAGTACTCAATCTTTGGACGTATGTCCTAGGTGCCATTTTCATTATTATCGTGCCGGGGCCAAACACCCTGTTCGTTCTGAAAACAGGCATTACCCGCGGTGTTAAAGAAGGCTATAAGGCTGCATTAGCGGTGTTTATTGGCGATGCAGTACTGATATTTTGCGCCTATGTGGGAATTGCCTCCCTGATCCGCTCTTCGCCTTTCCTGTTTACGCTGGTCAAAATGCTCGGTGCCATTTACCTCTTGTATTTGGGGCTTAAAATCCTCTACAGCACCTTGGTGAAAAAAGGTCAGAGCGAAGCAACCGAGATCGTGGAACACACTTTCCGCAAAGCGCTGACCCTGAGCCTGACCAATCCCAAGGCCATTTTGTTCTACGTTTCGTTTTTTGTGCAGTTTATCGATCAAAGTTATGCCCACACCGGCCTGTCCTTCGTGATACTGGCGGTGATTCTGGAAATGATAAGCTTTGTCTATATGTCGCTGCTCATTTTTGCTGGCGCAGCACTAACCCACTTCCTGAGTGAGAAAAAACGTCTCGCCAAACTGGGTAATTCGATGGTTGGGCTGCTTTTCCTCGGTTTTGCCACCAAACTGGCTACCGCAGCCTAA
- the gntT gene encoding gluconate transporter — MPLVIVAVGVAMLLLLMIRFKLNGFISLILVALAVGIMQGMPVDKVVGSIKAGVGGTLGSLALIMGFGAMLGKLLADCGGAQRIATTLIDKFGRQHIQWAVVLTGFTVGFALFYEVGFVLLLPLVFSIAASARIPLLYIGVPMAAALSVTHGFLPPHPGPTAIATIFHADMGKTLLYGTLLAIPTVILAGPVYARFLKGIDKPVPEGLYNPKTFTDEEMPSFGVSVATALVPVILMALRAVAEMILPKGHPVLAYAEFFGDPVIATLIAVLIAIFTFGLNRGRSMESVMDTVTDSIKIIAMMLLVIGGGGAFKQVLVDSGVEQYIAGMMSGSGVSPILMAWSIAALLRIALGSATVAAITAGGIVAPLIATTGASPELMVIAVGSGSVIFSHVNDPGFWLFKEYFNLTIMETIKSWSVLETIISVCGLVGCLLLAMVI; from the coding sequence ATGCCATTAGTCATTGTCGCGGTTGGCGTTGCCATGCTGCTGTTACTGATGATCCGTTTCAAGCTGAACGGGTTTATCTCGCTGATTCTGGTCGCTCTGGCGGTCGGAATTATGCAGGGTATGCCGGTTGATAAAGTGGTCGGCTCGATTAAAGCCGGGGTTGGCGGCACGCTTGGCAGCCTGGCGCTAATTATGGGCTTTGGTGCCATGCTGGGTAAACTGCTGGCGGACTGCGGCGGTGCTCAACGCATCGCTACCACGCTGATTGATAAATTCGGCAGACAACATATTCAATGGGCCGTGGTACTGACAGGTTTTACCGTCGGTTTTGCCCTGTTTTATGAGGTCGGTTTCGTACTATTACTACCGCTGGTATTCAGCATTGCGGCGTCTGCACGCATTCCTTTGCTGTATATCGGTGTGCCAATGGCTGCTGCGCTTTCGGTCACTCACGGCTTTCTGCCTCCTCACCCCGGCCCAACGGCGATTGCGACCATTTTCCATGCCGATATGGGTAAAACCTTGCTGTACGGCACCTTACTGGCTATTCCAACGGTCATATTAGCTGGTCCGGTTTATGCTCGATTCCTGAAGGGCATTGATAAGCCGGTTCCTGAAGGTTTATACAACCCAAAAACCTTTACCGATGAAGAAATGCCGAGCTTTGGCGTCAGTGTTGCGACCGCTCTGGTGCCGGTTATTCTGATGGCGCTGCGTGCCGTAGCCGAGATGATTTTGCCAAAAGGGCATCCGGTTCTGGCTTATGCCGAATTCTTCGGCGATCCGGTTATTGCGACCCTTATCGCTGTATTAATCGCTATTTTCACCTTTGGCCTGAACCGCGGGCGCTCCATGGAATCGGTAATGGATACCGTAACCGACTCCATTAAAATCATCGCTATGATGCTGTTGGTTATTGGCGGTGGCGGCGCATTCAAGCAGGTATTGGTGGACAGCGGCGTTGAACAATATATTGCCGGTATGATGAGCGGCAGCGGTGTATCACCAATTCTGATGGCTTGGTCTATCGCGGCACTGTTGCGTATCGCGCTGGGTTCTGCCACGGTCGCGGCCATTACCGCCGGAGGTATTGTTGCTCCATTGATTGCCACCACCGGTGCCAGCCCAGAGCTGATGGTTATTGCCGTCGGTTCCGGCAGCGTGATTTTCTCTCACGTTAACGATCCGGGCTTCTGGCTGTTTAAGGAATATTTCAATCTGACCATTATGGAAACCATTAAATCCTGGTCAGTGCTGGAAACCATCATTTCAGTATGTGGATTAGTCGGCTGCCTGTTATTGGCTATGGTGATTTAA
- the gntR gene encoding gluconate operon transcriptional repressor GntR: protein MKKKRPVLQDVADMVGVTKMTVSRYLRNPQQVSAVLQGKIAVALDELGYIPNRAPDILSNATSRAIGVLLPSLTNQVFAEVLRGIESVTDVHGYQTMLAHYGYQKELEEQRLTSLLSYNIDGLILSERNHTPRTLKMIQVSGIPVIELMDCVSPCIDLAVGFNNFEAARQMTQQIITQGHRHVVYFGARQDERTVIKQQGYEQAMRESGLEPVSIMTSRSSSYSAGGELLREAQVSYPQIDSIFCTNDDLAIGAFFECQRQGLSIPQDMAIAGFHGHDIGQSMVPRLASVLTPREKMGQIGAERLIARLRGESVSPKMVDVGFTILPGGSI from the coding sequence ATGAAGAAAAAAAGGCCAGTGCTTCAAGATGTAGCTGATATGGTTGGCGTCACGAAAATGACGGTTAGCCGCTATTTGCGTAATCCGCAGCAGGTTTCCGCCGTGCTACAGGGGAAAATTGCGGTGGCATTGGATGAGTTGGGCTATATCCCCAACCGTGCGCCGGATATTCTGTCAAACGCCACCAGCCGGGCGATTGGCGTATTATTGCCTTCATTAACTAATCAGGTATTTGCCGAGGTTTTACGCGGTATTGAGAGCGTCACAGACGTTCACGGCTATCAAACCATGCTGGCTCACTATGGTTATCAGAAAGAGCTGGAAGAACAACGCCTGACCTCGCTGCTGTCTTATAACATCGACGGTCTGATTCTCTCCGAACGGAATCACACTCCCCGTACCTTAAAAATGATTCAGGTGTCCGGTATTCCGGTGATCGAATTGATGGATTGTGTTTCCCCCTGCATCGATCTGGCGGTTGGATTTAACAATTTTGAAGCCGCTCGCCAGATGACTCAGCAAATTATCACTCAGGGCCACCGTCACGTAGTCTATTTCGGTGCGCGTCAGGATGAGCGAACGGTGATTAAGCAGCAGGGTTACGAGCAGGCGATGAGAGAATCGGGTTTAGAGCCGGTCAGTATTATGACCAGCCGCTCATCTTCCTATTCTGCCGGTGGCGAGCTGTTGCGTGAAGCGCAGGTTAGTTATCCGCAGATCGACAGTATTTTCTGTACCAATGATGACTTGGCCATCGGCGCGTTTTTCGAATGTCAACGCCAGGGATTATCTATCCCGCAGGATATGGCGATTGCTGGTTTCCACGGCCATGATATTGGGCAGTCGATGGTGCCGCGTTTGGCTAGCGTACTGACTCCCCGCGAAAAAATGGGGCAAATAGGTGCAGAACGTCTGATTGCCAGGCTGCGTGGTGAATCGGTGTCACCCAAAATGGTCGATGTCGGCTTCACTATTCTGCCCGGTGGCAGTATCTGA
- a CDS encoding YhgN family NAAT transporter, with protein MTEMIAATVLLFLIMDPLGNLPIFMSVLKHLEPKRRRVVLIRELLISLILMLIFLFAGENILAFLNLRTETVSISGGIILFLIAIKMIFPSNEGHSTDLPAGEEPFLVPLAIPLMAGPSILATLMLLSHQYPNRMSHLVLALLIAWGLSSVILLMSGVFLRLLGDKGVSALERLMGLILVMLSTQMFLDGVRAYLTA; from the coding sequence ATGACAGAAATGATTGCGGCAACCGTGTTGCTGTTTTTGATAATGGATCCTTTAGGCAATTTGCCCATTTTCATGTCGGTGCTCAAGCATCTGGAACCGAAGCGGCGACGGGTAGTGCTGATTCGCGAGCTGCTTATCTCACTTATCTTGATGTTGATTTTTTTGTTCGCGGGCGAGAATATTTTGGCGTTTTTGAACTTACGCACTGAAACCGTTTCGATTTCCGGCGGAATCATTCTGTTTTTAATCGCCATCAAAATGATTTTCCCTTCCAATGAAGGTCACTCAACCGACTTACCTGCTGGAGAAGAACCATTCCTGGTTCCACTGGCAATTCCGCTAATGGCTGGCCCATCAATATTGGCCACACTGATGCTTCTTTCTCATCAATATCCAAATCGCATGAGCCATTTGGTGTTAGCGCTGCTGATCGCCTGGGGTTTATCCTCAGTTATCTTGTTGATGTCTGGTGTATTTTTACGTCTGTTGGGGGATAAAGGCGTCAGCGCATTGGAACGACTGATGGGATTGATTCTGGTGATGTTATCTACCCAGATGTTTTTAGATGGCGTCAGAGCCTATCTCACGGCCTAA
- a CDS encoding pirin family protein, translating into MIYLRKAEERGHANHGWLDSWHTFSFADYYDANFMGFSALRVINEDVIDAGQGFGTHPHKDMEILTYVLSGTVEHQDSMGNKEQIHAGEFQIMSAGTGVRHSEYNGRSDQPLHLYQIWIIPETNGLPPRYEQKRFDNPQGRQLVLSPDARDGSLKVFQDMTLSRWALKKDEQSVYQIQAERRIWIQVVRGKVAINGHHAGTSDAFAIWDETALSIHADEDSEILLFDLPPV; encoded by the coding sequence ATGATTTATCTACGCAAAGCAGAAGAACGCGGTCACGCTAATCACGGCTGGTTAGATAGCTGGCATACCTTCTCATTCGCTGATTATTATGACGCTAACTTTATGGGGTTCTCGGCGCTGCGGGTGATTAACGAAGACGTGATCGACGCTGGGCAGGGTTTCGGTACTCATCCCCATAAGGATATGGAAATTCTAACCTATGTACTATCGGGAACCGTAGAACATCAGGACAGCATGGGCAATAAAGAACAAATCCATGCGGGTGAGTTCCAGATTATGAGTGCCGGCACGGGTGTGCGCCACTCTGAATACAATGGTCGTAGTGACCAGCCGTTGCACCTATATCAAATCTGGATTATTCCTGAAACTAATGGTTTACCACCGCGCTATGAACAAAAGCGCTTTGATAACCCACAGGGGCGCCAGTTGGTGCTGTCTCCGGATGCTCGCGACGGTTCTCTGAAAGTGTTCCAAGATATGACGCTATCGCGCTGGGCGCTGAAAAAAGATGAACAATCTGTTTATCAGATTCAGGCGGAGCGCAGAATCTGGATTCAGGTAGTACGTGGCAAGGTTGCTATCAATGGTCATCACGCAGGCACCAGCGATGCTTTCGCCATTTGGGATGAAACCGCATTGTCGATTCATGCCGATGAAGACAGTGAGATATTGTTATTTGATCTGCCACCGGTTTAA
- a CDS encoding GNAT family N-acetyltransferase: MSHAQIRPVEPSDYLALQQLYAHPKVYRDTLQLPLPAPDLWAKKLGTPAPGIYYYVACIDGQIAGQLSLETIQRPRRNHVATFGIAVDAGFLGQGVGSALMKTMIDLCDNWLNINRIELTVFVDNDTAVALYKKFGFEIEGTSKRYALRDGKYIDAYHMARVIDPK, translated from the coding sequence ATGTCTCATGCGCAAATACGTCCGGTAGAACCTTCTGATTATTTGGCTCTGCAACAGCTATATGCACATCCGAAGGTGTATCGCGACACCTTACAGCTTCCGCTACCTGCTCCGGATTTGTGGGCGAAGAAGCTGGGGACTCCCGCGCCAGGTATCTATTATTACGTTGCCTGTATCGACGGACAAATCGCAGGCCAGCTCAGCCTTGAGACAATACAAAGACCGCGCCGCAACCACGTTGCCACCTTCGGCATTGCAGTAGACGCGGGTTTCTTGGGCCAGGGAGTTGGCAGTGCGTTGATGAAAACCATGATTGATTTATGTGATAACTGGTTGAACATCAATAGAATTGAACTAACGGTATTCGTTGATAATGATACTGCCGTAGCGCTGTACAAGAAATTTGGTTTTGAAATCGAGGGAACCAGTAAACGCTATGCCTTACGCGACGGTAAATATATCGACGCTTATCATATGGCCAGGGTAATAGACCCAAAATAA